One Polynucleobacter sp. MWH-Spelu-300-X4 genomic window carries:
- the dnaB gene encoding replicative DNA helicase: MTDSAVQALKVPPHSVEAEQSVLGGLLLDNNAWDKVGDVITEKDFYRPDHGLIYRVIGKLVGEGMPADVITVSEAMKTQGGGEAIGIDYLNALAQSTPSASNIRGYAEIVRDRSVLRRLIQTSDTIAGTAFTPEGRSVQTILDEAESRILAIGEEGSRGKTDYFEIAPLLTDVVSRIDELYHRQGSSDVTGVSTGFVDLDRQTSGLQKGDLIIVAGRPSMGKAQPLDAQIKTYDGWKFMGDLQVGDRLASFDGEQSFVTGIYPQGFKQIFKVTLSDGRQTECCAEHLWRVMYRDWSEPRVINTERLIEMLSCARYKNRLWVDNISGDFGHDRELPIHPWVLGALLGDGTLALSHSSVMFSTKSPEMVELMNALMGYEMELVHAKAYDWRVVSKERITVNGRRTVVPNAFRGALNDLGLLGTRSHDKYIPTEYLEANKESRLALLRGLLDTDGWIEKWGSIRFCTVSQRLANDVATLARSLGAFCSIATKSTFYVSNGERKQGQLAYVLNMAFEAGLEVFTLPEKKARLRSSWSRQRRLTFKSIESSRVAQAQCISVSHPTKTYVTDNYVVTHNTAFSVNIAENVALKEGLPVLVFSMEMGASQLASRILGSVGRIDQSRMRTGKLQDDEWPKITEAISRLNETTILIDETGALSSLELRARARRIARKCGTLGLIVVDYLQLMSGNSGGNGENRATEISEISRSLKSLAKELQCPVIALSQLNRGLEQRPNKRPVMSDLRESGAIEQDADVILFIYRDEVYHPDTTTDKGIAEIICAKQRNGPIGTVKLSWQGQFTKFDNLALGAGQSSGGYEPF; the protein is encoded by the coding sequence ATGACTGATTCCGCTGTCCAAGCTTTAAAAGTACCCCCGCATTCCGTCGAGGCCGAGCAATCGGTGCTCGGCGGTTTGCTTTTGGATAACAACGCTTGGGATAAAGTCGGCGATGTTATTACTGAAAAAGATTTTTATCGCCCTGATCATGGTTTGATTTACCGAGTTATTGGTAAGTTGGTTGGTGAGGGTATGCCTGCGGACGTTATTACAGTGTCTGAGGCAATGAAGACGCAAGGTGGTGGCGAGGCGATAGGTATTGATTACCTTAATGCTTTGGCGCAATCTACTCCAAGCGCATCGAATATTCGTGGTTATGCTGAGATTGTGCGTGACCGTAGTGTATTGCGTCGATTGATACAAACTTCCGACACGATTGCAGGCACTGCTTTTACGCCTGAAGGCCGTTCAGTTCAAACGATTTTGGATGAGGCTGAGTCTCGTATTCTTGCGATTGGTGAAGAGGGTAGTCGCGGTAAAACGGATTATTTTGAAATTGCACCATTGCTCACCGATGTGGTGAGTCGTATTGATGAGTTGTATCACCGTCAAGGTTCTAGTGATGTGACAGGTGTTTCAACAGGCTTTGTTGATTTAGATAGACAGACTAGCGGCCTGCAAAAAGGTGATTTGATCATCGTTGCGGGAAGACCTTCTATGGGTAAGGCGCAGCCGCTTGACGCTCAAATTAAAACCTATGATGGTTGGAAATTCATGGGGGATTTACAGGTTGGCGATAGATTGGCGTCATTTGATGGTGAGCAGTCCTTTGTGACCGGCATTTATCCTCAGGGGTTTAAGCAAATATTTAAGGTGACACTCTCGGATGGTCGTCAGACAGAGTGTTGCGCTGAGCATTTGTGGAGAGTCATGTACCGTGATTGGTCTGAACCTCGGGTTATTAATACGGAACGCCTTATCGAGATGTTGTCTTGCGCTCGTTATAAAAATAGATTGTGGGTAGATAATATTTCTGGTGATTTTGGGCATGATCGTGAACTGCCTATTCATCCATGGGTGTTGGGCGCCTTATTGGGGGATGGTACGTTAGCGCTATCTCATAGTAGTGTGATGTTCTCCACGAAGTCGCCCGAGATGGTTGAGCTGATGAATGCCTTAATGGGCTATGAGATGGAATTGGTTCACGCAAAAGCCTATGACTGGAGGGTTGTGTCAAAGGAGCGAATCACAGTCAATGGCCGTCGAACAGTGGTGCCCAATGCTTTTAGAGGGGCATTAAATGATTTAGGGTTGTTGGGTACTCGAAGTCATGACAAGTACATTCCGACCGAATATTTAGAGGCCAATAAAGAATCTAGGTTAGCTCTATTGAGAGGTCTTTTAGATACGGATGGCTGGATTGAAAAGTGGGGTTCTATCCGTTTTTGTACAGTTAGCCAGCGGTTGGCTAACGATGTTGCAACTTTAGCTAGATCTTTAGGAGCATTTTGTTCGATTGCAACGAAATCAACATTCTATGTGTCAAATGGCGAACGTAAACAGGGGCAATTAGCTTATGTTTTGAACATGGCTTTTGAAGCAGGGTTAGAAGTTTTTACCTTGCCTGAGAAGAAGGCTAGATTAAGGAGTAGTTGGAGTAGGCAAAGACGTTTAACTTTTAAGAGTATTGAGTCATCAAGAGTTGCTCAAGCCCAGTGTATTTCCGTTAGCCATCCAACTAAGACATACGTGACGGATAACTATGTAGTGACACACAACACTGCATTTTCTGTCAATATCGCCGAAAATGTCGCGTTGAAAGAGGGCCTGCCTGTTTTAGTTTTTTCCATGGAGATGGGGGCTTCTCAGTTGGCTTCTCGTATCTTAGGCTCTGTGGGCCGTATTGATCAGTCACGCATGAGAACTGGCAAGTTACAAGACGATGAATGGCCGAAAATTACAGAAGCCATTTCTCGTTTAAATGAAACCACCATTCTGATTGATGAAACTGGTGCCTTAAGCAGTCTTGAACTAAGAGCGCGCGCTAGACGTATTGCGCGCAAGTGTGGCACGTTAGGGTTGATTGTCGTTGACTACTTGCAGTTGATGAGTGGTAATAGTGGCGGCAATGGTGAAAACCGTGCCACTGAAATTTCTGAGATTTCAAGGTCTTTAAAGTCACTTGCTAAAGAGTTGCAGTGTCCAGTCATAGCTTTATCTCAATTAAATCGTGGTCTTGAGCAAAGGCCGAATAAGCGTCCAGTGATGTCGGATTTACGTGAATCAGGTGCTATTGAACAGGATGCCGACGTTATTTTGTTTATTTACCGTGATGAGGTATATCACCCTGATACCACTACCGATAAAGGTATTGCCGAAATTATCTGCGCAAAGCAGCGTAATGGCCCTATTGGTACCGTTAAATTGAGTTGGCAAGGTCAATTCACGAAATTTGATAACTTAGCCCTAGGGGCAGGCCAGTCTTCTGGCGGATACGAGCCTTTTTAA
- a CDS encoding DUF47 domain-containing protein, whose product MLGRFMPKEENFFELFNQHAALCVQGSQDLYQLMSDLPNGAEHSRAIQSSEKKADKITHETIDLLHKTFITPLDRDEIHKLITTMDDILDLMEDVAEVINLYDVTQVTAEAVELARICVACCERVSAAVGKLHDMKNAKDILRIATEIDMLESDADRVMRAAISQLFRDENDFKLLMKLKAVYELLETITDKCEDVANILEGIVLENA is encoded by the coding sequence ATGCTCGGTCGCTTCATGCCAAAAGAAGAAAATTTCTTCGAATTGTTTAATCAACACGCAGCACTTTGCGTTCAAGGATCTCAAGATTTGTATCAGTTGATGAGTGATTTGCCGAATGGGGCAGAGCATTCACGAGCGATTCAGTCTTCTGAGAAAAAAGCAGATAAGATTACTCACGAAACGATTGATTTATTGCATAAGACTTTTATTACGCCCTTGGATCGTGATGAAATTCATAAGCTCATCACAACGATGGATGACATCCTTGATTTGATGGAAGATGTTGCTGAAGTTATTAATCTTTACGATGTAACCCAAGTAACAGCGGAGGCGGTAGAGTTAGCGCGTATTTGTGTCGCTTGTTGTGAGCGTGTTAGTGCGGCTGTTGGTAAATTGCACGATATGAAGAATGCAAAAGATATTCTTCGTATTGCCACAGAAATTGATATGTTGGAATCTGATGCGGACCGCGTGATGCGCGCTGCAATTTCTCAATTGTTCCGTGATGAGAATGACTTCAAACTGTTGATGAAGTTAAAAGCAGTTTATGAATTGCTAGAAACAATTACTGATAAGTGTGAGGATGTGGCAAACATCCTTGAAGGTATCGTTCTGGAAAACGCGTAA
- a CDS encoding inorganic phosphate transporter — translation MTPVEMSIWVVGLLVGLALLFDFMNGFHDAANSIATVVSTGVLKPQHAVAMAAFFNFVAIMIFQLKVAATVGKGTIDPTVVDHFVIFGALVGAVVWNIVTWWGGIPSSSSHALIGGLVGAGMAKAGPSALVSSGVIKTVVFIFVSPFLGFILGALLTLLFSWLCFRMSPAHVDRWFRRFQLISASMYSLGHGGNDAQKTIGIIWLLLLTGGYVTAGDASPPMWVIVSCYVAIGLGTLFGGWRIVKTMGQKITKLKPFGGFCAETGGAMTLFLAGALGIPVSTTHTITGAIVGVGSARRMSSVRWGLAGSIVWAWVLTIPASGLMAAGAWWIGTKIL, via the coding sequence ATGACACCAGTAGAGATGAGTATTTGGGTGGTGGGCCTATTAGTAGGCCTTGCCTTGCTATTCGATTTTATGAATGGCTTTCATGACGCAGCGAATTCAATTGCTACGGTAGTTTCAACTGGTGTTTTAAAGCCACAACATGCTGTGGCTATGGCAGCATTCTTCAATTTTGTGGCCATCATGATTTTCCAGTTAAAGGTTGCTGCTACGGTAGGTAAGGGCACCATTGATCCTACAGTTGTTGATCATTTTGTTATTTTTGGTGCTTTGGTTGGTGCTGTAGTTTGGAATATCGTCACTTGGTGGGGCGGTATCCCTTCAAGTTCTTCACATGCATTAATTGGTGGTCTAGTGGGCGCTGGTATGGCTAAGGCTGGTCCAAGCGCTTTGGTGTCCTCAGGCGTTATTAAGACGGTGGTATTTATTTTTGTTTCACCGTTTTTGGGTTTTATCTTAGGTGCATTGCTTACGTTGTTATTTTCTTGGTTATGCTTCCGCATGTCTCCTGCGCACGTTGATCGTTGGTTTCGCCGTTTTCAATTAATATCGGCTTCCATGTATAGCTTGGGCCATGGTGGTAATGATGCGCAAAAAACCATCGGTATTATTTGGTTGTTATTACTGACCGGTGGCTATGTAACTGCTGGTGATGCTTCTCCTCCTATGTGGGTAATTGTTTCTTGTTATGTAGCTATTGGATTGGGCACTCTTTTTGGTGGTTGGAGAATTGTAAAAACCATGGGGCAAAAAATTACCAAGCTAAAACCATTTGGTGGATTTTGTGCTGAAACAGGGGGTGCGATGACCTTGTTTTTGGCAGGAGCTTTAGGTATTCCAGTATCCACGACTCACACAATTACAGGTGCTATTGTTGGTGTGGGATCTGCTCGTCGCATGTCGTCTGTGCGTTGGGGCTTGGCCGGTAGCATTGTTTGGGCTTGGGTTTTAACTATCCCAGCTTCAGGCTTGATGGCTGCAGGTGCTTGGTGGATTGGAACAAAAATCCTTTAA
- a CDS encoding C40 family peptidase: MLCNNFDNRVESNQPYFLNVFKKIRGQIGLLFVCGLLSACAALPRFSSLPDFEKDVSAGLEDYSIAAIGLVGVPYRYGGNTPKGGFDCSGLIGYVYKKTGDILLPRTTQEIGRIGTSLGNQTPAPGDLVFFNTQGDPHSHVGIYVGKGRFVHAPSQGGTVRLEKITSSYWASRYTESRRIVASR; encoded by the coding sequence ATGCTTTGTAACAACTTTGACAATAGGGTTGAATCTAATCAACCCTATTTTTTAAATGTCTTTAAAAAAATAAGGGGGCAGATTGGGCTGCTGTTCGTCTGTGGACTACTGTCCGCCTGTGCTGCTCTCCCAAGATTCTCTTCATTACCTGACTTTGAAAAAGATGTCAGTGCCGGTTTAGAGGATTACTCCATCGCTGCTATTGGTTTAGTTGGCGTACCCTATCGTTATGGTGGCAATACCCCCAAGGGAGGCTTTGACTGTAGCGGCCTCATTGGTTATGTCTATAAAAAAACTGGTGACATTCTCTTGCCAAGAACAACACAAGAAATCGGGAGAATCGGCACTTCTTTAGGAAACCAAACACCAGCTCCTGGAGATTTAGTTTTTTTTAATACGCAAGGAGACCCCCACTCTCATGTAGGTATTTATGTTGGGAAGGGTCGCTTTGTACATGCCCCATCACAAGGTGGCACGGTGAGACTCGAGAAAATTACTTCCTCATACTGGGCCAGCCGGTATACGGAGTCCCGCAGAATTGTTGCCAGTAGATAA
- a CDS encoding PhoH family protein, producing the protein MPLPPIPTQAADKVNISRQPKPSLKKRPKRVEVEETEEVLEVAETLETDLNSPGGALSLAEITLEKMRTPAKGKKTALAQAIQTPKTSARVRKIPDDGIIRLFVLDTNVLMHDPSALFRFEEHDVYLPMMTLEELDNHKKGMSEVARNARTVSRSLDQLVADTSGVLEEGIPLNKLGNKDATGNLYFQVELNNITLPDGLPTGKADNMILGVVRELQQSRKDRQVVLVSKDINMRIKARALGLPAEDYFNDQVLEDRDLMYAGILQLPHDFWPKHGKDMESWSDAKSGTMFYRVTGPSVSQMMVNQFVYQENSDGGTPFYAQVREVQGRTALLQTLKDYSHQKNNVWSITARNREQNFAMNLLMNPDIDFVTLLGQAGTGKTLLALAAALEQVLDSKRYNEIIITRATVPVGEDIGFLPGTEEEKMQPWMGAFDDNLEVLHRSEDGAGEWGRAATQELIRSRIKVKSMNFMRGRTFVSKFVIIDEAQNLTPKQMKTLVTRAGPGTKIICLGNIAQIDTPYLTEGSSGLTYVVDRFKGWRHSGHVTLARGERSRLADHAADAL; encoded by the coding sequence ATGCCTTTGCCCCCTATCCCAACTCAAGCAGCAGACAAAGTAAACATTAGTCGCCAACCAAAACCTAGTTTAAAAAAACGACCTAAAAGAGTTGAAGTTGAGGAAACGGAAGAAGTTCTTGAAGTAGCAGAAACCTTAGAAACAGATTTAAATAGCCCAGGAGGTGCACTCTCCTTGGCAGAAATTACTCTTGAGAAAATGCGCACCCCAGCTAAAGGGAAAAAGACTGCCCTTGCTCAGGCCATTCAAACACCAAAAACATCCGCTAGAGTCAGAAAAATCCCTGATGACGGCATCATTCGTTTATTTGTTTTAGATACCAACGTTCTCATGCATGATCCATCAGCACTCTTCCGCTTCGAAGAGCATGATGTCTATCTGCCAATGATGACGCTTGAAGAACTAGACAACCATAAAAAAGGTATGAGTGAAGTTGCACGTAATGCTCGTACAGTTAGTCGCTCACTAGATCAATTAGTAGCTGATACCAGTGGCGTTTTAGAAGAAGGTATCCCCCTAAATAAATTAGGTAACAAAGATGCCACAGGCAACCTTTACTTCCAAGTAGAACTCAACAATATCACCCTGCCCGATGGCTTACCAACAGGCAAAGCCGACAATATGATTTTAGGTGTGGTTAGAGAACTTCAACAAAGCCGCAAAGATCGCCAAGTTGTATTGGTATCAAAAGATATCAATATGCGCATCAAAGCACGCGCTTTAGGTTTACCTGCTGAAGACTACTTCAACGACCAAGTTCTAGAAGATCGTGATTTGATGTACGCCGGCATCTTACAGCTACCTCATGATTTTTGGCCTAAGCATGGCAAAGATATGGAAAGCTGGAGTGATGCTAAATCTGGGACGATGTTCTATCGCGTGACAGGCCCTAGCGTCTCACAAATGATGGTGAATCAATTCGTCTATCAAGAAAATTCTGATGGCGGCACCCCCTTCTACGCGCAAGTTCGCGAAGTACAAGGCAGAACCGCGTTATTGCAAACACTAAAAGACTACTCTCATCAAAAAAATAATGTCTGGAGTATCACCGCTCGCAACCGCGAGCAAAACTTTGCCATGAATTTGTTGATGAATCCAGATATCGACTTTGTTACCCTACTAGGACAAGCTGGTACAGGTAAAACACTTTTAGCCCTAGCTGCCGCATTAGAACAAGTTTTAGATAGCAAACGCTATAACGAAATCATCATCACACGAGCAACAGTGCCTGTTGGAGAAGATATTGGTTTCTTACCAGGAACAGAAGAAGAAAAAATGCAACCTTGGATGGGTGCGTTTGACGACAACCTAGAAGTGCTTCATCGCAGTGAAGATGGCGCCGGAGAATGGGGTCGCGCTGCAACTCAAGAACTAATCCGCTCACGCATCAAAGTAAAAAGCATGAATTTTATGCGCGGTCGCACATTTGTAAGCAAGTTCGTCATCATCGATGAGGCTCAAAACTTAACGCCAAAACAAATGAAAACACTGGTTACTCGAGCAGGCCCAGGAACCAAAATTATTTGTTTAGGCAACATTGCTCAAATCGACACACCTTACTTAACAGAAGGCTCTTCAGGCCTAACGTATGTGGTGGATAGATTCAAAGGTTGGCGCCATAGTGGTCACGTCACATTAGCACGTGGAGAACGCTCACGCCTTGCAGATCATGCAGCGGATGCTTTGTAA
- a CDS encoding peroxiredoxin: MSVVLGKPIPYFEIPATSGLVFNPTACKGRKLVMYFYPKDSTPGCTVESMEFRDTIDAFTQANTLVVGISRDTLKSHDNFKGKLELPFELAADTEEVLCQMFNVMKMKNMYGKQVRGIERSTFLIDEEGVLRHEWRGLKIPGHVQEVLKAAQSL; the protein is encoded by the coding sequence ATGAGTGTTGTTTTAGGCAAACCAATTCCCTATTTCGAAATCCCAGCCACAAGTGGCCTTGTATTTAACCCAACCGCTTGTAAGGGTCGAAAATTGGTTATGTATTTCTACCCTAAAGATTCAACACCTGGATGCACCGTCGAATCCATGGAGTTTAGAGATACCATCGATGCGTTTACTCAAGCCAATACCCTCGTTGTTGGAATCTCTCGAGACACACTCAAATCACACGATAATTTCAAAGGCAAATTAGAGCTTCCTTTTGAACTAGCAGCGGATACAGAAGAAGTCCTTTGCCAGATGTTCAATGTGATGAAAATGAAAAATATGTATGGCAAGCAAGTTCGCGGGATTGAACGCAGTACCTTCCTCATTGATGAAGAAGGCGTCCTTCGCCATGAATGGAGAGGATTGAAGATTCCAGGGCATGTTCAAGAAGTTTTAAAGGCTGCCCAATCTTTATGA
- a CDS encoding Mth938-like domain-containing protein: protein MKLQADNQPTLNTVSAYGVNFIEINAVRYESSLLLMPEGPVLDWGCASFEELKPANFQEIADKKPALVILGSGKKIKFPKPELIAPLIQAKIGIETMDLQAACRTYNVLMAEGRNVLAALIIEK from the coding sequence GTGAAACTACAAGCGGATAACCAACCAACCTTAAATACCGTATCAGCTTATGGGGTTAATTTCATCGAAATTAATGCTGTTAGATATGAGTCTTCCCTCCTGCTAATGCCTGAAGGGCCTGTTTTAGATTGGGGTTGCGCCTCGTTTGAAGAACTAAAACCGGCTAATTTCCAAGAAATTGCCGATAAAAAACCAGCTTTGGTTATCTTAGGCAGCGGAAAAAAGATTAAATTCCCCAAACCAGAACTAATTGCACCCTTGATTCAAGCAAAAATAGGCATTGAAACCATGGATTTACAAGCCGCCTGCCGAACCTACAACGTTCTAATGGCAGAGGGTAGAAACGTCCTGGCTGCCCTAATTATCGAGAAATAA
- a CDS encoding pyridoxal phosphate-dependent aminotransferase — MKEIKKSSKLNNVCYDIRGPVLELAQKMEEEGQKIIKLNIGNVGVFGFDPPEEIQLDMIRNLANAAAYSDSKGIFAARKAVMHYCQEKGIQGVGLDDIYMGNGVSELIVLTMNALLNPGDEVLVPAPDYPLWTAAISLSTGTPKHYLCDESKGWSPDMADIRAKITPNTKAIVVINPNNPTGALYSDEVLKEIIEIAREHRLVIFADEIYDKTLFDGVKHTSIASLSTDVLTVTFNGLSKNYRSCGYRSGWMVVSGDKSQAKDYIEGLNMLSSMRLCANVPGQYAVQTALGGYQSIDDLVADGGRLRRQRDLAWELVTKIPGVTCVKPKAALYLFPKLDPEMYPIKNDQEFIADLLREEKVLLVQGSGFNWPKPDHFRIVFLPHEDTLREAIGRLAKFLERYRAKHGKK; from the coding sequence GTGAAAGAAATTAAAAAATCCTCCAAATTAAATAATGTTTGCTACGACATTCGTGGGCCTGTGCTTGAGCTCGCGCAGAAAATGGAGGAAGAAGGCCAAAAAATAATTAAGCTCAATATTGGTAATGTGGGCGTGTTTGGTTTTGATCCTCCTGAAGAAATTCAGTTGGACATGATTCGTAATTTGGCGAACGCTGCAGCTTATTCAGATTCAAAAGGTATTTTCGCTGCACGCAAAGCCGTGATGCACTATTGCCAAGAAAAAGGTATCCAAGGTGTTGGTCTTGATGACATCTATATGGGTAACGGGGTATCAGAGTTAATTGTTTTAACAATGAATGCATTGTTAAACCCAGGTGATGAGGTGTTGGTTCCTGCCCCAGACTACCCATTGTGGACCGCAGCGATTAGTTTATCGACAGGTACACCTAAACATTATTTATGTGATGAATCAAAAGGCTGGTCACCAGATATGGCTGATATTAGAGCGAAGATTACGCCTAATACAAAAGCGATTGTGGTGATTAATCCTAATAACCCAACAGGTGCTTTATATAGCGATGAAGTTCTTAAGGAAATCATCGAGATTGCGCGTGAGCATCGCTTGGTTATTTTTGCTGACGAGATTTATGACAAGACATTATTTGATGGCGTGAAGCACACCTCGATAGCTTCTTTATCAACGGATGTTTTGACGGTAACTTTTAATGGTTTATCTAAGAACTACCGTTCTTGTGGCTATCGTTCTGGCTGGATGGTGGTTTCAGGGGATAAGAGTCAAGCAAAAGATTACATCGAAGGTTTGAATATGTTGTCCTCAATGCGTCTATGCGCGAATGTGCCTGGGCAATATGCTGTTCAAACAGCCTTGGGCGGATATCAAAGTATTGATGATTTGGTGGCTGATGGTGGTCGTTTGCGTCGTCAGCGTGACCTTGCTTGGGAGTTGGTTACGAAGATCCCGGGAGTGACTTGCGTTAAGCCTAAGGCTGCGTTGTATTTATTCCCTAAGTTGGATCCTGAAATGTATCCAATTAAAAATGATCAAGAGTTCATTGCTGATTTATTGCGTGAAGAGAAGGTTCTTTTGGTGCAGGGTAGTGGCTTTAATTGGCCTAAGCCAGATCACTTTAGGATTGTTTTCTTGCCGCATGAGGATACTTTGCGCGAGGCCATTGGCCGCTTAGCTAAATTCTTGGAGCGTTATCGCGCCAAGCATGGCAAAAAATAA
- a CDS encoding homoserine dehydrogenase, which translates to MKPIQVGLLGIGTVGGGVFTVLDRNQEEITRRAGRGIRIHTVADLDTKRAEELVKGRAKVVNDAKLVVNDPEIDVVIELIGGYGIAKELVLAAINAGKHVVTANKALLAVHGNEIFAAAQAKGVTVAFEAAVAGGIPIIKALREGLTANRIEWIAGIINGTTNFILSEMRDKGLDFDVVLKEAQRLGYAEADPTFDIEGIDAAHKATIMSAIAFGIPMQFDKAYVEGITKLSAVDIRYAEQLGYRIKLLGITKKTADGVELRVHPTLIPAKRLIANVEGAMNAVQVQGDAVGTTLYYGKGAGAEPTASAVIADLVDVSRLMSADPEHRVPHLAFQPGSVVNTTIMPMGEVTTSYYLRLRVADVAGVLADITRVLADNGISIDAMLQREASDGENQTDLIMLTHETKEKNILAAIAKIEGLKTVEGSVTKIRLENLS; encoded by the coding sequence ATGAAACCTATTCAAGTTGGTCTTTTAGGCATCGGTACTGTTGGTGGTGGTGTATTTACTGTTTTAGATCGTAATCAAGAAGAGATTACGCGCCGTGCTGGGCGTGGTATTCGCATTCATACCGTCGCTGATTTGGATACTAAGCGTGCTGAAGAATTGGTAAAGGGTCGCGCCAAGGTGGTGAATGATGCTAAGTTGGTTGTGAATGACCCAGAGATTGATGTAGTTATTGAACTCATTGGTGGTTACGGAATTGCTAAAGAATTAGTGCTGGCTGCGATTAATGCTGGTAAGCATGTAGTGACAGCTAATAAAGCGTTATTAGCTGTTCATGGCAATGAAATTTTTGCCGCTGCTCAAGCTAAAGGTGTAACAGTTGCTTTTGAGGCTGCCGTGGCTGGTGGTATTCCTATTATTAAAGCGTTGCGTGAAGGCTTAACGGCTAATCGTATTGAGTGGATTGCCGGCATCATCAATGGCACAACCAATTTTATTTTGTCTGAGATGCGTGACAAAGGTTTAGATTTTGATGTGGTGCTAAAAGAAGCTCAGCGCTTAGGCTATGCTGAAGCAGATCCAACATTTGATATTGAAGGTATTGATGCTGCCCATAAGGCAACGATCATGAGCGCAATTGCATTTGGTATTCCAATGCAATTTGATAAGGCTTATGTGGAGGGTATTACAAAGCTATCAGCAGTGGATATTCGTTATGCTGAGCAATTGGGCTACCGTATTAAGTTGTTGGGCATCACTAAGAAAACAGCTGATGGCGTTGAGTTGCGCGTTCACCCAACATTGATTCCGGCAAAGCGCTTGATTGCGAATGTGGAAGGTGCCATGAATGCGGTTCAAGTTCAAGGTGATGCGGTTGGCACAACTTTGTATTACGGTAAGGGTGCTGGTGCTGAACCAACTGCTTCCGCTGTTATTGCTGATTTGGTGGATGTGAGCCGTTTGATGTCCGCTGATCCAGAGCATCGTGTGCCTCATTTGGCATTCCAACCAGGTTCGGTAGTCAATACGACTATTATGCCAATGGGTGAGGTGACAACTAGCTATTACTTGCGTTTGCGTGTAGCTGATGTGGCTGGTGTGTTGGCAGATATCACTCGTGTGCTAGCTGATAATGGCATTTCTATTGATGCTATGTTGCAGCGTGAAGCTAGTGATGGTGAGAATCAAACTGATTTAATCATGTTGACTCATGAAACTAAGGAAAAAAATATTTTGGCAGCTATTGCTAAGATTGAAGGCCTTAAGACGGTTGAAGGTTCTGTGACAAAAATTCGTTTAGAAAACTTAAGCTAA